A DNA window from Hordeum vulgare subsp. vulgare chromosome 1H, MorexV3_pseudomolecules_assembly, whole genome shotgun sequence contains the following coding sequences:
- the LOC123431263 gene encoding UDP-xylose transporter 1-like: protein MSSDGGGSQMGVAGALGLSVTSSVAIVICNKYLMSTLKFYFATTLTSWHLLVTFCTLHIAQRLRFFEAKPIDAQTVISFGFLNGISIGLLNLCLGFNSVGFYQMTKLAIIPFTMLLETIFLSKKFSQSIKASLMVLLLGVGIASVTDLQLNLLGSIIAVLTIAATCVCQILTNQIQRRLKVSSTQLLYQSSLYQSAVLLITGPFVDKLLTKKDVFAFEYTFEVVVFILLSCGIAVSVNFSTFLVIGTTSPVTYQVLGHLKTCLILSFGYVLLKDPFTLRNLAGILIAIFGMGLYSFFSVSESRKKTEGAMLPVNTQMSEKDSAPLLGTKASPWQESSGAENFDDVPRTAKSAFSRQLNP, encoded by the exons ATGTCGTCCGACGGCGGGGGCTCCCAGATGGGCGTCGCCGGCGCGCTGGGCCTCTCTGTCACGTCGTCAGTAGCCATTGTCATCTGCAACAAGTACCTCATGAGCACCCTTAAGTTCTACTTCG CGACGACACTGACAAGCTGGCACTTGCTGGTCACCTTCTGCACGCTTCACATAGCGCAGCGTCTGCGCTTCTTCGAGGCGAAGCCAATTGACGCGCAGACTGTCATCTCCTTTGGGTTTCTCAACGGGATCTCCATTGGCCTCCTCAACCTTTGCCTTGGCTTCAACTCAGTTGGCTTCTACCAG ATGACCAAGTTGGCCATTATACCATTCACCATGCTCTTGGAGACCATCTTTCTGAGCAAGAAGTTCAG CCAGAGCATTAAGGCTTCCCTCATGGTCCTCCTCCTGGGGGTTGGCATCGCATCGGTCACCGATCTCCAGCTCAATCTCCTTGGCTCGATCATCGCAGTGCTCACTATCGCCGCGACCTGTGTCTGCCAGATC CTGACCAACCAAATCCAGAGGAGGCTCAAGGTGTCTTCCACTCAGCTACTGTACCAGTCCTCCTTGTACCAATCTGCAGTGCTGCTCATCACCGGTCCCTTCGTCGACAAGCTCCTGACAAAGAAGGATGTCTTCGCGTTCGAGTACACATTCGAAGTCGTG GTGTTCATCCTGCTGTCGTGCGGGATCGCGGTGTCCGTCAACTTCAGCACCTTCCTGGTGATCGGCACGACGTCGCCAGTGACGTACCAGGTGTTGGGCCACCTCAAGACGTGCCTCATCCTCTCCTTCGGCTACGTCCTCCTCAAAGATCCCTTCACACTACGCAACCTCGCCGGCATCCTCATTGCCATCTTCGGCATGGgcctctactccttcttctccgtctccgAGAGCAGGAAGAAGACCGAGGGCGCCATGTTGCCTGTCAACACCCAG ATGAGCGAGAAGGATTCAGCACCGCTCCTTGGCACGAAAGCCTCGCCGTGGCAGGAGAGCAGCGGGGCGGAGAACTTCGACGACGTGCCAAGGACCGCGAAGAGCGCATTTAGCCGGCAGCTGAACCCGTAG